From the genome of Vicia villosa cultivar HV-30 ecotype Madison, WI linkage group LG2, Vvil1.0, whole genome shotgun sequence, one region includes:
- the LOC131653308 gene encoding kunitz trypsin inhibitor 5-like produces the protein MKPSILLAFCVIYLAFICKTIAAPEPVLDISGKKVTTGVKYYILPVIRGRGGGLTVANVSNLNSDNNPCPLYAIQEKLEVKNGAPVTFTPYNAKKGVILTSTDLNIKSYVNTTCPQTQVWKLLKVLSGVWFLSAWGEEGNPGINTISNWFKIEKAGKDYVLSFCPSVCKCQTLCRELGLYVDDNGIKHLALSDKVPSFRVVFKRA, from the coding sequence ATGAAGCCTTCAATCTTATTAGCATTTTGCGTCATTTATTTAGCTTTCATTTGCAAAACTATTGCAGCCCCTGAACCAGTGCTTGACATCTCAGGTAAGAAAGTGACAACAGGTGTCAAATACTACATTTTACCAGTCATTAGAGGCAGAGGTGGTGGTTTAACAGTTGCAAATGTAAGCAACCTCAACAGCGACAATAATCCATGTCCCCTTTATGCTATTCAAGAGAAGCTTGAAGTAAAGAATGGTGCACCAGTTACTTTCACACCTTATAATGCTAAAAAAGGTGTGATTCTAACTTCAACTGATCTCAACATTAAATCCTATGTAAATACTACATGTCCTCAAACACAAGTTTGGAAGCTTCTTAAAGTTTTGTCAGGGGTGTGGTTTTTGAGTGCCTGGGGTGAAGAAGGTAATCCAGGTATTAATACAATTTCCAATTGGTTCAAGATTGAGAAAGCTGGCAAAGATTATGTGTTATCTTTTTGTCCTTCAGTTTGTAAGTGTCAGACTCTGTGTAGGGAATTAGGgttatatgttgatgataatgGGATTAAGCACTTAGCTCTTAGTGATAAGGTTCCATCATTTAGGGTTGTGTTTAAAAGAGCTTAA